The Deltaproteobacteria bacterium DNA window AAGACAGGCCTTTCATAAACACCAGCATGGTGGTCAAATACGCCCCATCAACAGCAAAATAATGACGATGATCAGTAGGATGCCTCCAATGCCACTGGGGTAATAACCGAAATTA harbors:
- a CDS encoding DUF3309 domain-containing protein — encoded protein: MLGTILTIFLILLVIGALPTWPHSRNFGYYPSGIGGILLIIVIILLLMGRI